The following coding sequences are from one Paenibacillus sp. FSL R5-0912 window:
- a CDS encoding stalk domain-containing protein, with translation MKKINLLVSLIMGLTAVLSIGNPETGSAASASGIASYGANDLIKDDGSLWVWGDTKSVPTQVQGLSDVQASFPLWNSALVTARDGSVWNWETNARTLEIEVTPIAELTNMTDFLSLESRRVAITGEGKVFIAVTTPDGAETTPFSPVPGIDQVAAVSGYSESNGQSYWRRFLFLKTDGTVWTTFDEFATLTPVASLTDITQLEQNYALRKDGSVWTWPIQNSYQPETLGDASKLTATRMPALSSVSILRNNGRTRLAIDGQSRLWFWGSTVTGYSDGTTYADQPVPVLFSGISKVTDAYIVEHSIVALTSDGKVYAASTETTRMSPDAPFTLLTSDVQSMKGGGRHIIMQKKDGTLWGWGVNKNAQLGYGTYEFSYKNPVPMQKPVSVTLNGESVAFTNGVITRNGQNFIPLRSLFSKMGATVGYSADKIATITGTAKDKLPLTIMINTVSGATTVNGKSITLLTPPFVVNGAVYLPLRFISEQLGATVEWLPQEGRIAISLK, from the coding sequence ATGAAAAAAATAAATCTGCTTGTGAGCTTGATCATGGGTCTGACCGCGGTTCTGAGCATTGGTAATCCTGAGACGGGCTCAGCCGCAAGTGCTTCCGGGATCGCCTCCTATGGAGCCAATGATCTGATTAAGGATGATGGTTCCCTCTGGGTCTGGGGCGACACCAAATCTGTCCCTACACAGGTTCAGGGGTTAAGTGATGTACAAGCTTCTTTTCCCCTGTGGAACAGCGCACTGGTTACGGCCAGGGACGGCTCTGTCTGGAACTGGGAGACCAACGCCCGGACGTTGGAAATAGAAGTGACTCCGATCGCTGAATTAACGAATATGACGGACTTCTTAAGCCTGGAGAGCCGCCGAGTAGCAATCACCGGAGAAGGCAAGGTGTTTATTGCTGTGACGACACCTGACGGTGCGGAGACGACTCCTTTTTCACCAGTCCCCGGTATAGATCAAGTTGCTGCTGTCTCCGGATACAGCGAGAGTAACGGGCAAAGCTATTGGCGGCGTTTCCTGTTCTTGAAGACGGACGGTACAGTATGGACCACCTTTGACGAATTTGCCACCCTCACGCCTGTAGCTAGTCTGACGGACATCACCCAGCTTGAACAGAATTACGCGCTCCGCAAGGACGGCAGCGTCTGGACCTGGCCTATCCAGAATTCTTATCAACCGGAGACTCTAGGCGATGCTTCTAAGCTTACAGCTACCCGCATGCCCGCCTTATCCAGCGTAAGTATTCTGCGCAACAACGGACGTACCCGGCTCGCCATTGACGGGCAATCCCGTTTATGGTTCTGGGGCTCAACGGTCACAGGATACTCCGATGGAACTACTTATGCGGATCAACCCGTTCCCGTCCTTTTCTCAGGAATCAGCAAAGTGACGGATGCTTACATTGTCGAACACTCTATTGTTGCGCTGACCTCAGACGGCAAGGTATATGCGGCTTCTACTGAGACGACCCGGATGTCCCCGGACGCTCCGTTCACTCTGCTCACTTCCGATGTTCAGTCCATGAAGGGCGGCGGAAGACATATTATTATGCAAAAGAAAGACGGCACCCTCTGGGGCTGGGGTGTGAACAAGAATGCCCAGCTCGGGTACGGCACCTATGAGTTCAGCTATAAAAACCCTGTCCCGATGCAAAAACCGGTCTCCGTCACTCTGAACGGTGAATCTGTCGCCTTCACGAACGGGGTAATTACCCGGAACGGGCAGAATTTCATTCCGCTGCGCTCGCTGTTCAGCAAGATGGGAGCCACCGTCGGCTATTCTGCGGATAAGATAGCGACCATTACCGGCACCGCGAAAGACAAATTGCCATTGACCATTATGATTAATACCGTGAGCGGAGCCACAACAGTAAATGGTAAAAGCATTACACTGCTTACTCCGCCTTTTGTAGTCAATGGTGCCGTCTATCTGCCGCTGCGCTTCATCAGCGAACAGCTTGGAGCGACTGTGGAGTGGCTGCCGCAGGAGGGCAGAATTGCGATTAGTCTGAAATAG
- a CDS encoding deoxynucleoside kinase, with amino-acid sequence MKHAPFIAVEGPIGAGKTTLATMLASEMHLPVIKEIVDENPFLDKFYQNMDDWSFQLEMFFLCNRFKQLEDTTTQYIDKGKPVISDYHIYKNLIFGERTLKGSKRDKYREIYHILTDDFRKPDIIFYIRADLDTLLARIAKRARTFEEIIAPAYLQQLIEDYDDAMASLARREPSTVIITIDGNKVDFVENPEDFAAIAEQLKELMK; translated from the coding sequence ATGAAACATGCACCTTTTATAGCCGTGGAGGGTCCAATTGGAGCCGGTAAAACCACCCTCGCCACGATGCTCGCCAGCGAAATGCACCTTCCGGTCATTAAAGAAATCGTGGATGAAAATCCGTTTCTGGACAAGTTCTATCAGAATATGGACGACTGGAGCTTCCAACTGGAGATGTTTTTCCTGTGCAACCGGTTTAAGCAGCTTGAAGACACTACGACCCAGTACATAGATAAAGGTAAGCCGGTCATTTCGGATTATCATATTTATAAGAATCTGATCTTCGGGGAACGGACATTGAAGGGATCGAAACGGGACAAATACCGGGAGATCTATCATATCCTGACTGATGATTTCAGGAAGCCGGATATCATCTTCTACATTCGTGCCGATCTGGACACGCTGCTGGCCCGGATTGCCAAACGCGCCCGTACGTTCGAAGAGATCATTGCGCCTGCTTATCTGCAGCAGTTGATCGAGGATTATGACGATGCGATGGCTTCACTGGCCCGCCGCGAACCCTCTACGGTCATTATTACCATCGATGGCAACAAGGTCGACTTTGTAGAGAACCCGGAAGACTTCGCCGCAATCGCAGAACAATTAAAGGAGCTTATGAAATGA
- a CDS encoding deoxynucleoside kinase, protein MNSYNIPDNAIITVAGTVGVGKSTLTAALAERLQFQTSLEQVDHNPYLEKFYHDFERWSFHLQIYFLAERFKEQKKMFELGGGFVQDRSIYEDTGIFAKMHADQGTMSKTDYETYTSLYEAMVMTPYFPHPDVLIYIEGSLPSILTRINERGREMEIQTDVSYWEHMHGRYSQWINEFSACPVLRLNIDEYDVKDAASMANILHKVGAAIGRAPVGK, encoded by the coding sequence ATGAACTCATACAACATCCCGGACAATGCAATTATCACGGTAGCCGGCACGGTGGGCGTCGGCAAATCGACACTGACCGCAGCACTGGCGGAACGCCTGCAGTTCCAGACGTCACTTGAGCAAGTAGATCATAATCCGTATCTGGAGAAGTTCTACCATGACTTTGAGCGGTGGAGCTTCCACCTGCAGATTTATTTCCTCGCGGAACGCTTCAAGGAGCAGAAGAAGATGTTCGAGCTGGGCGGAGGGTTCGTGCAGGACCGTTCGATTTACGAGGACACCGGGATTTTTGCCAAAATGCATGCCGATCAGGGCACGATGTCAAAAACCGACTATGAAACTTACACCAGCCTGTACGAGGCTATGGTGATGACTCCGTATTTCCCGCATCCTGACGTGCTGATCTACATTGAAGGCAGCCTGCCTTCGATTCTGACCCGGATCAATGAGCGCGGGCGCGAGATGGAGATTCAGACCGATGTCTCCTACTGGGAGCATATGCATGGCCGGTATTCCCAGTGGATTAACGAATTCAGCGCCTGCCCGGTGCTGCGACTGAACATTGACGAATATGATGTGAAGGATGCTGCCTCCATGGCGAATATCCTGCATAAGGTAGGCGCGGCAATTGGCCGGGCTCCGGTGGGGAAGTAA
- a CDS encoding Type 1 glutamine amidotransferase-like domain-containing protein, whose amino-acid sequence MSTHYYFSWFNNFFPEKLVHCLHEDIGDRQSLVMISADPSGYTGEQINFDDISEWTWLYQANLIFNEYHFIDYRMQKEDARRFIQNASVIFLCGGYPVLQNDFLAEYELSDVIKNSNAVIMGASAGALNMAAQWLSMNNTDEVETSTIYDGIGFDHFAYESHSQRNYATFVQGYLFPLSEEIDVYAAEQESAIRVKDGNIEIMGPVYLISRSKIQKLVETL is encoded by the coding sequence TTGAGTACTCACTACTATTTCAGTTGGTTTAATAATTTTTTCCCAGAGAAGCTGGTCCATTGTTTGCATGAGGATATAGGAGACAGACAATCGCTTGTTATGATTAGCGCTGATCCGTCTGGTTATACAGGTGAGCAAATTAACTTTGATGATATTTCTGAATGGACATGGCTCTATCAGGCTAACCTTATTTTTAATGAATATCATTTCATTGATTACCGCATGCAGAAGGAAGATGCCCGGCGATTCATTCAGAACGCTTCTGTCATTTTTTTATGCGGTGGTTATCCTGTTTTGCAGAACGATTTTTTGGCGGAATATGAATTATCGGATGTTATTAAGAACAGCAATGCCGTTATAATGGGTGCCAGCGCCGGTGCGTTAAACATGGCTGCACAATGGTTAAGCATGAATAACACTGATGAAGTTGAAACAAGTACTATTTATGATGGTATTGGCTTTGATCATTTTGCCTACGAATCTCATTCCCAGCGCAACTACGCCACTTTTGTTCAAGGCTACCTGTTCCCCTTGTCTGAGGAGATTGATGTTTATGCGGCAGAACAGGAGAGCGCTATACGTGTAAAGGACGGCAATATAGAAATAATGGGTCCTGTATATTTAATTTCCCGCTCAAAAATTCAGAAATTGGTTGAGACGCTCTAA
- a CDS encoding GNAT family N-acetyltransferase, translating to MQFKLYTDVHEFYNDTYDVLMRHEAQNLIPLGNIIIGHEGKDKTDWRDPVNWLMATISDAKGIQLTAIMTPPHNITLYASDNIINPEAINCLIDGLKDREIPGVTTEKTLAEYFAKEYTLRKGITFKTTMSQRIYELTAVNPDIQKVGIVRLLDEKDIHFFPYWAEAFYAAGSYGKTEMSIPQDADPYLYRIASKKIYILEDNGIPVSMAGYTRVMQTAIGVAFVYTPPYERGKGYATSIVAQISQLALDTGFTKCVLYTDLANPISNNIYQKIGYRPICDSLQLKFD from the coding sequence ATGCAATTCAAGTTGTATACGGATGTGCATGAGTTTTACAATGATACCTATGATGTACTGATGCGTCATGAAGCACAAAATTTGATTCCTCTTGGCAATATCATAATTGGGCATGAAGGAAAAGACAAAACAGACTGGCGTGACCCTGTAAATTGGCTTATGGCAACGATTTCGGATGCTAAGGGCATACAACTTACCGCCATAATGACACCGCCACACAATATTACGCTTTATGCATCAGACAACATAATTAACCCGGAAGCTATAAACTGTCTGATAGATGGGTTGAAAGACCGGGAAATTCCAGGGGTGACAACCGAAAAAACCTTGGCAGAGTATTTTGCCAAAGAATATACCTTGCGCAAGGGAATAACCTTTAAAACAACCATGAGCCAGCGTATATATGAACTTACGGCAGTAAACCCAGACATTCAAAAAGTTGGTATCGTTCGATTGCTGGATGAAAAGGATATTCACTTTTTCCCATACTGGGCTGAAGCATTTTATGCAGCGGGGAGCTATGGCAAAACAGAAATGTCCATCCCGCAAGATGCAGACCCTTACCTCTACCGGATAGCATCGAAAAAAATCTATATTTTAGAGGACAACGGGATACCCGTTTCTATGGCAGGATATACAAGGGTAATGCAGACGGCTATTGGCGTGGCATTTGTATATACCCCTCCATATGAGCGTGGAAAGGGTTACGCTACTTCAATTGTGGCTCAAATCAGCCAGCTTGCATTGGATACAGGATTTACGAAGTGCGTTTTATATACGGACTTAGCAAATCCCATATCTAATAACATCTACCAAAAGATAGGCTATAGGCCAATTTGTGATTCGCTTCAGTTAAAATTTGATTAG
- a CDS encoding PadR family transcriptional regulator, producing MIPLLILGLLIQNPGAHGYELLALMERRHYKYIVNFTKGSFYYNLQQLEEKGWIEQILQNPSTSGRESRNFNITGAGRAEFDKLMVTYGTKSEYVNLQFYGALLFADEYDKTKLLELIQSQIDLTITRISRLEEYLSGTQELPGTIDYYRRMNENSRSHHLVNLAWFEQLKAEIGGSVADKKES from the coding sequence TTGATCCCCTTGCTGATCCTTGGCTTGCTCATCCAAAACCCCGGCGCTCACGGGTACGAACTACTGGCTTTAATGGAAAGACGCCATTACAAATACATTGTAAACTTCACGAAGGGTTCGTTTTATTACAATCTGCAGCAGCTTGAAGAGAAAGGCTGGATTGAACAGATTCTGCAGAATCCTTCAACCAGCGGGCGCGAAAGCCGGAACTTTAACATCACCGGAGCGGGAAGGGCTGAATTCGATAAATTAATGGTCACATACGGCACCAAATCGGAATATGTGAACCTGCAATTTTATGGGGCGCTGCTCTTTGCCGATGAATACGACAAAACCAAATTGCTGGAACTGATTCAATCGCAGATCGATCTGACGATAACCCGAATCTCCCGCCTTGAGGAATACTTGTCTGGCACACAAGAACTTCCCGGCACCATCGATTACTACCGCCGTATGAACGAAAATTCCCGTTCCCATCACTTGGTTAACTTAGCGTGGTTTGAACAATTGAAAGCAGAAATAGGGGGATCTGTTGCAGACAAAAAAGAAAGCTAA
- a CDS encoding sialate O-acetylesterase, translated as MIKSFLMLGQSNMAGRGFLHEVDPIYNEKIKMLRNGQWQMMTEPINYDRPVSGVSLAASFADAWSKVSPDEEMGLIPCAEGGSSLNDWHPEGILFQHALSEARFALRSSQICGILWHQGESDSYRSLHETYYEKLTLIIETLRHELNLDGAPLIIGGLGDFLGKTGFGQHAKEYPQVNEQLQHFANGQPNCYFVTAANLTANPDGIHMNAVSQRIFGYRYFEAFSKKCHVMEPLPGEEQSLKVERDYSKTEQMYLHSLDLASGKITYAEFEAKMVKVMQP; from the coding sequence ATGATAAAGTCATTTTTAATGCTGGGTCAGTCGAATATGGCGGGCCGTGGTTTTTTGCATGAAGTTGATCCTATCTATAATGAAAAAATAAAAATGCTGCGCAATGGACAGTGGCAGATGATGACAGAGCCGATTAATTACGACCGGCCGGTTTCCGGTGTTAGCCTGGCGGCGTCTTTTGCCGATGCCTGGTCGAAAGTAAGTCCCGATGAAGAAATGGGTTTGATTCCTTGTGCGGAAGGCGGCAGTTCCTTGAATGACTGGCATCCGGAAGGCATCCTATTTCAGCATGCGTTATCCGAAGCCCGCTTCGCCCTGCGGTCCAGTCAAATCTGCGGAATCCTGTGGCACCAGGGTGAGAGCGACAGTTACCGTTCGCTGCATGAAACTTATTACGAGAAGTTAACCCTTATCATCGAGACCTTAAGACACGAATTGAATCTTGATGGGGCGCCGTTGATCATAGGCGGACTTGGTGATTTCCTGGGGAAGACCGGTTTTGGACAGCACGCGAAAGAGTACCCGCAGGTTAATGAACAATTGCAGCACTTCGCTAACGGACAGCCCAATTGTTATTTTGTAACAGCGGCAAATTTGACCGCGAATCCTGATGGCATTCATATGAACGCGGTTTCGCAACGCATTTTCGGCTACCGCTATTTCGAGGCTTTTTCGAAAAAATGTCATGTTATGGAACCCCTCCCGGGGGAGGAGCAGTCACTGAAAGTAGAGCGCGACTATTCAAAAACTGAGCAGATGTACCTTCATAGTCTGGATTTGGCTTCTGGTAAAATCACATACGCGGAATTCGAGGCGAAGATGGTGAAGGTGATGCAGCCTTGA
- a CDS encoding phosphotransferase enzyme family protein, with the protein MLKLEYLHNNEELASMLLGNWEFDPESLHLFQYYRISSNAVYPFENAGENQLLRFAPAAEKRKDNVRAELEFIAYLRECGYGVLEAVASNTGEKLVEADTPWGAYYASVFKRVGGVQLGSTELSDHILYKYGEALGQLHQLSSEYTPVEAARWSHKDVLEWMLSVLAEFPWEEAAVAEARLLIEYFSGQPVTTKNYGLTHYDFELDNVFYDEGTDTISAIDFDDAMYHWYAADIEQALDSLRILRSAAEQSEHEPEWLITLRSRLAGACAAKASRFSGPIR; encoded by the coding sequence GTGCTTAAATTAGAATATCTACACAATAATGAGGAACTGGCATCGATGCTGCTGGGAAATTGGGAATTCGATCCGGAGTCGCTGCATTTGTTCCAGTATTACAGGATCTCCTCCAACGCGGTGTATCCGTTCGAGAATGCCGGGGAGAACCAACTGCTGCGATTTGCACCAGCGGCTGAGAAGCGGAAGGATAATGTGCGGGCAGAGCTTGAGTTCATTGCTTACTTGCGGGAGTGCGGGTATGGCGTGCTGGAAGCTGTAGCCTCGAACACAGGTGAGAAGCTTGTGGAAGCTGATACCCCATGGGGGGCATACTATGCTTCCGTATTCAAGCGGGTAGGAGGGGTACAGCTGGGCAGCACAGAGTTGAGCGATCATATCCTATACAAATATGGCGAAGCGCTGGGCCAGCTTCATCAACTGTCTAGCGAATATACGCCGGTTGAGGCGGCGAGATGGTCCCATAAGGATGTACTGGAGTGGATGTTGAGCGTGCTGGCTGAGTTTCCCTGGGAAGAGGCAGCCGTGGCCGAGGCAAGGCTGTTAATTGAATATTTTTCCGGGCAGCCGGTCACGACTAAGAATTACGGGCTAACCCATTATGACTTTGAACTCGACAATGTGTTCTATGATGAGGGCACGGATACCATCAGCGCTATCGATTTCGATGACGCGATGTACCACTGGTATGCAGCCGATATCGAGCAGGCGCTGGACAGTCTGCGGATCTTGAGATCCGCTGCCGAACAAAGCGAGCATGAACCGGAGTGGCTTATCACGCTGCGGAGCCGGCTGGCAGGTGCCTGTGCGGCCAAGGCTTCGCGGTTTAGCGGACCGATCAGGTGA